The Pricia mediterranea genome includes a window with the following:
- the mobB gene encoding MobB family relaxase codes for MYISITKQHLDKTFSRSASDFVDYLQKENQGKEPEVQEHFFDQENDRIPPEQVTKEIDGNTAKLKKTEPKFYSLTINPSQRELKAINNDPELLRRYVREAMRDYAASFHRDRPVTVDDIKYFAKIEHGRTFKGFDREVKENRPYRAQIVKLENDIRKIERGELQGDIRRTEKRIAELYAQIPHKIHGEAIVQGMKKPGFQTHVHIIVSRKDVTNRYSLSPGSKYMESESKLNGRLVKRGFNRNLFYERAEKTFDTMFDHKRNFVETYGARKTYLKNPHKYFARLLDLPTSERSAAFKILGKAGVKMPIVSIPTSKVQVALKTIKKFKRAMDVARSSGSIGI; via the coding sequence ATGTACATCAGCATTACAAAGCAGCATCTCGACAAAACGTTTTCCCGGAGCGCATCGGATTTTGTGGATTATTTACAAAAGGAAAATCAGGGAAAGGAACCGGAAGTGCAGGAACACTTTTTCGACCAGGAAAATGACCGTATTCCACCCGAGCAGGTAACAAAGGAAATCGACGGCAATACTGCCAAACTAAAAAAAACGGAGCCCAAGTTCTATTCCCTGACCATCAATCCGAGCCAACGCGAACTGAAGGCTATCAATAACGACCCGGAACTGTTGCGCCGGTACGTGAGGGAGGCAATGAGGGACTATGCGGCATCCTTCCACCGTGATAGGCCGGTCACCGTGGACGACATCAAATACTTTGCGAAGATCGAACACGGACGCACTTTTAAGGGCTTTGACAGGGAAGTTAAGGAAAACCGTCCTTATCGGGCACAGATCGTAAAGCTGGAAAACGATATAAGAAAAATCGAGCGCGGGGAACTGCAGGGCGATATCCGAAGGACCGAAAAGCGGATAGCTGAATTGTATGCGCAAATCCCACATAAGATTCACGGTGAGGCGATCGTACAGGGGATGAAAAAGCCAGGGTTCCAGACGCATGTGCATATCATCGTAAGCCGAAAGGATGTGACCAACAGATACAGCCTGTCCCCGGGCAGCAAGTATATGGAATCGGAATCCAAACTGAATGGCAGGCTGGTAAAACGTGGCTTTAACAGGAACCTGTTCTATGAACGTGCGGAGAAGACCTTTGATACGATGTTCGATCACAAGCGGAATTTCGTGGAGACCTATGGAGCAAGAAAAACTTATCTCAAGAACCCTCACAAGTATTTTGCGCGTTTACTTGACCTACCGACGAGCGAGAGGAGTGCCGCTTTCAAAATACTGGGAAAAGCGGGCGTTAAGATGCCAATCGTCAGCATTCCCACGAGCAAGGTGCAGGTGGCGCTAAAGACCATCAAAAAATTCAAGAGGGCGATGGACGTGGCGCGGTCCTCGGGTTCCATCGGAATCTGA
- a CDS encoding virulence RhuM family protein — MSKNNSNVIIYKNDDGLAQLSVHLENEDVWLTQKQLVELYQAAKSTVSEHIKNIYADEELRPEATVRKIRTVQMEGGREVARNLEYYNLDMIIALGYRINSKIATHFRIWATQRLKEYIVKGFTMDDERLKNLGGGNYWKELLDRIRDIRSSEKVMYRQVLDLYATATDYDPKSEESITFFKIVQNKLHYAAHGNTASEVIFLRVDSNKPFAGLTNFKGEQPTQAEAMVAKNFLEEKELKVLNNLVAAYFDLAELNAIEEKEMRMADYVKELDNILATTGRKVLKNAGKISNAKAKEKASQEYKKYKAKNLSTVEKDYLKTLAALEKKAKKESRKK, encoded by the coding sequence ATGAGCAAAAACAACAGTAACGTTATAATATACAAAAATGATGATGGACTTGCTCAATTATCAGTTCATTTAGAAAATGAAGATGTTTGGTTAACCCAAAAACAACTTGTTGAGCTCTATCAAGCTGCAAAATCTACAGTGAGTGAGCATATTAAGAATATTTATGCCGATGAAGAATTAAGACCCGAAGCAACTGTTCGGAAAATCCGAACAGTTCAAATGGAAGGTGGCAGAGAAGTAGCTCGAAATTTAGAATACTATAATCTGGATATGATTATTGCTTTGGGGTATAGAATAAATTCCAAAATTGCAACACACTTTCGTATTTGGGCAACCCAACGCTTAAAGGAATATATTGTAAAAGGTTTTACAATGGACGATGAGCGTCTTAAGAATCTTGGCGGTGGAAACTATTGGAAAGAGTTATTAGACCGCATACGCGATATACGCTCAAGCGAAAAAGTAATGTACCGCCAGGTATTAGACTTGTATGCTACTGCAACAGACTACGACCCAAAAAGTGAAGAGAGCATTACTTTTTTTAAAATCGTACAAAATAAACTGCATTACGCCGCTCACGGCAATACCGCCAGCGAAGTTATTTTTTTAAGAGTAGATAGCAATAAACCCTTTGCCGGTTTAACCAATTTTAAAGGAGAACAACCTACACAGGCCGAAGCTATGGTCGCTAAAAACTTCTTAGAAGAAAAAGAGCTAAAAGTACTCAACAACTTAGTAGCCGCGTATTTTGATTTAGCGGAATTAAACGCTATTGAAGAAAAAGAAATGCGTATGGCAGATTATGTAAAAGAATTAGATAATATTTTAGCAACCACAGGGCGTAAAGTATTAAAAAATGCAGGTAAAATCTCTAATGCCAAAGCCAAAGAGAAAGCATCTCAAGAATACAAAAAGTACAAAGCCAAAAACCTAAGTACGGTAGAAAAAGATTATTTAAAAACCCTTGCTGCACTAGAAAAGAAAGCAAAAAAAGAAAGCCGTAAAAAATGA
- a CDS encoding BfmA/BtgA family mobilization protein: MDSFWTLRIKKETAVRFRAFARTNYSTQSLALEGMLDFFKYNEISPRESLGPNARTLESLIKKRFSGLAAIMKDMEKHGVLPTKAMMQLLFEHTPQKNGRQSSIKPSSKEKNIRDDAFFRSAFDAIELQKENTILKQKLEESEKRLTGILDKVQIIKGSFGKSKLVLEMDLKEFQQLKSPAK, translated from the coding sequence ATGGATTCTTTTTGGACTTTACGCATAAAAAAAGAAACGGCAGTACGCTTTCGGGCTTTCGCACGAACGAACTATAGCACCCAGTCCCTAGCCTTGGAAGGTATGTTGGATTTTTTTAAGTACAACGAGATATCGCCCAGGGAATCGCTCGGTCCGAACGCCCGGACGTTGGAGAGCCTGATCAAAAAAAGGTTCAGCGGACTGGCCGCCATTATGAAGGATATGGAGAAACACGGTGTGCTTCCCACCAAGGCCATGATGCAACTCCTTTTCGAGCATACTCCCCAAAAAAACGGGCGACAAAGTTCGATCAAACCGTCGTCCAAGGAAAAGAACATCCGGGACGATGCATTTTTCCGATCTGCCTTTGATGCCATCGAACTCCAAAAGGAGAACACCATCCTGAAACAAAAACTTGAAGAGTCCGAAAAACGGTTGACCGGGATCCTGGACAAAGTCCAAATAATCAAGGGCAGCTTCGGAAAGTCCAAGTTGGTACTCGAAATGGACCTTAAGGAGTTTCAGCAATTGAAATCACCAGCAAAATAA
- a CDS encoding type I restriction-modification system subunit M, whose amino-acid sequence MTSTLQRAQLQSQIWKIANDVRGSVDGWDFKHFVLGTLFYRFISENFTIYIEGGDDSIDYASLSDDVITPEIKEDAVKTKGYFIYPSQLFANVVKDANTNENLNTDLAAIFAAIENSANGYPSEEDIKGLFADFDTTSSRLGGTVENKNSRLAKVLKGVAGLKFGSFEDNKIDLFGDAYEFLISNYAANAGKSGGEFFTPQNVSKLIAQLAMHKQTTVNKIYDPAAGSGSLLLQAKKHFDSHIIQDGFYGQEINYTTYNLARMNMFLHNINYDKFHLVHGDTLIHPELGDEKPFDAIVSNPPYSVKWAGDNDPTLINDDRFAPAGVLAPKSKADFAFVMHALSYLSSKGRAALVCFPGIFYRGGAEQKIRKYLVDNNFVETVISLAPNLFFGTSIAVNILVLSKSKTDTKTQFIDVSGEGFFKKETNNNVLLDSHIDEIIKMFDTKEEVAHVATTIDNTKIAQNDYNLSVSSYVEPKDTREKIDIKVLNKEVEQTVKKIDKLRSEIDIIVKEIEG is encoded by the coding sequence ATGACAAGTACACTACAACGCGCCCAATTACAAAGTCAAATTTGGAAAATAGCCAACGATGTTCGAGGTTCGGTAGATGGATGGGATTTTAAACATTTTGTTTTAGGAACCCTTTTCTATCGATTTATTAGTGAAAACTTTACTATTTACATAGAAGGTGGCGATGATAGCATAGATTATGCAAGTTTATCAGATGATGTCATCACTCCAGAAATAAAGGAGGATGCTGTAAAAACCAAAGGCTATTTCATCTACCCGAGTCAGCTTTTTGCAAATGTGGTTAAAGATGCCAATACCAATGAAAACTTAAATACCGACTTAGCCGCTATCTTCGCGGCTATAGAAAACTCTGCAAATGGTTACCCTTCTGAAGAAGATATCAAAGGCTTGTTTGCAGATTTTGACACCACCAGTAGCAGGTTGGGTGGTACGGTTGAAAATAAAAACAGCCGTTTAGCTAAAGTGCTAAAAGGAGTGGCTGGCTTAAAATTTGGCAGTTTTGAAGATAATAAGATTGACCTGTTTGGTGATGCTTACGAGTTTCTAATTTCTAACTATGCAGCCAATGCGGGTAAATCTGGTGGCGAGTTCTTTACCCCTCAAAATGTTTCTAAGCTTATTGCACAACTAGCAATGCATAAGCAAACCACAGTCAATAAAATTTACGATCCCGCTGCGGGTTCTGGTTCTTTACTTTTACAAGCCAAAAAACACTTTGATAGTCATATCATCCAAGATGGTTTCTACGGTCAGGAAATTAACTATACCACTTACAATCTGGCACGTATGAATATGTTTTTGCACAACATCAATTACGATAAATTTCATTTAGTTCACGGCGATACTTTGATACATCCCGAGCTAGGCGATGAAAAACCTTTTGATGCCATTGTTTCTAATCCGCCCTATTCTGTAAAATGGGCTGGCGATAACGACCCCACTTTAATTAACGACGATAGGTTTGCCCCTGCTGGGGTATTGGCACCAAAGTCAAAGGCAGATTTCGCCTTTGTAATGCACGCCCTAAGTTATTTATCGAGTAAAGGTAGAGCAGCTTTAGTTTGCTTTCCGGGTATTTTTTACCGTGGCGGTGCAGAGCAAAAGATTAGAAAGTATTTGGTAGATAACAACTTTGTAGAAACGGTGATCTCATTAGCGCCTAACTTGTTTTTTGGGACTTCTATAGCGGTAAATATCTTGGTGCTTTCTAAAAGTAAAACTGATACTAAAACACAATTTATTGATGTAAGCGGAGAAGGTTTCTTTAAAAAAGAAACGAACAATAATGTACTATTAGATTCGCATATCGATGAGATTATCAAAATGTTTGATACCAAAGAAGAAGTAGCGCACGTAGCCACAACTATAGATAATACCAAAATAGCCCAAAACGATTATAACCTTTCGGTAAGCTCGTATGTAGAACCTAAAGATACGCGAGAGAAAATAGATATAAAGGTACTGAATAAAGAAGTTGAGCAAACCGTAAAAAAAATAGATAAGCTTCGTTCTGAGATTGATATTATTGTAAAAGAGATTGAAGGATGA
- a CDS encoding single-stranded DNA-binding protein produces MSTLRNKVQLIGNVGNAPEMTVLESGKKVIRFSLATNENYKNAKGEKVQSTDWHNLVAWGKTAEIVDRYAGKGKQIAVEGKLTSRSYETKEGEKRFITEVVVSELVLLGSKNDNGNAV; encoded by the coding sequence ATGAGTACGCTCAGAAACAAAGTCCAATTGATTGGCAACGTGGGTAACGCCCCCGAAATGACCGTTTTGGAAAGCGGTAAAAAAGTAATCCGTTTTTCGTTGGCCACCAACGAAAACTACAAGAACGCCAAGGGAGAAAAGGTACAGTCCACCGACTGGCACAACCTTGTAGCCTGGGGCAAAACGGCTGAAATTGTCGACCGGTACGCTGGCAAGGGAAAGCAGATCGCTGTTGAGGGCAAACTGACCTCACGGAGCTACGAGACCAAGGAAGGCGAAAAACGCTTTATAACCGAAGTCGTGGTCAGCGAACTTGTACTGTTGGGTTCCAAGAACGACAATGGAAATGCCGTGTAA
- a CDS encoding phospholipase D family protein, giving the protein MWFNQAKCDIYMGTGAGTKLLKEIGNAQKSVKISSPYLSPKMVDELIWLHHQGVKVSVITSDTVHGHNGRQERSIKPLVVQNRHTDSRAIRSRKRLNRARTILQIVGIAIAIHFVYWFFSSTNGDYLFALALPAAIFIIGEYLRGKAKRTRIYSYSYSQLFPFRVFVTPDSNRINNMFVHGKIYIIDGHTAYLGSLNFTESGTRYNYETRVRVTDLDVVGKIDREFDELYSHEELVYFGTEVWGKRLFAEPLN; this is encoded by the coding sequence ATGTGGTTCAACCAGGCAAAATGCGATATCTACATGGGGACCGGCGCGGGAACCAAACTCCTGAAGGAAATCGGTAACGCACAAAAGTCCGTCAAGATTTCCTCGCCGTATCTCTCCCCAAAAATGGTCGACGAACTCATCTGGCTGCACCATCAAGGTGTCAAGGTATCGGTGATTACTTCGGACACGGTCCACGGACATAACGGCAGACAGGAAAGGAGCATAAAGCCGCTCGTAGTACAGAACCGGCATACTGATTCCCGGGCCATCAGGTCGAGAAAAAGATTAAATAGGGCCCGGACAATACTGCAAATTGTCGGTATCGCAATTGCTATACACTTTGTGTACTGGTTTTTCTCGAGCACTAATGGGGACTATTTATTTGCTTTGGCATTGCCTGCTGCGATTTTCATAATCGGCGAATACTTGCGAGGCAAGGCCAAGCGAACAAGGATTTATTCCTATTCCTATTCCCAACTATTTCCTTTTAGGGTTTTCGTCACTCCCGATTCGAATAGGATAAACAATATGTTCGTCCACGGCAAAATCTATATTATCGATGGGCACACCGCCTATTTAGGATCTCTGAACTTCACCGAGAGCGGTACCCGGTACAATTATGAGACTAGGGTGAGGGTAACAGATCTAGACGTGGTCGGTAAGATTGATCGGGAGTTCGATGAGCTCTATAGTCATGAGGAGTTGGTCTATTTTGGGACGGAGGTTTGGGGAAAGCGGTTGTTTGCGGAACCTTTAAACTGA
- a CDS encoding PP2C family protein-serine/threonine phosphatase, whose amino-acid sequence MHTDITTFKLKHLVGSKKGTNRNKNQDRFLIIEKDRYSLFMVFDGVSSNQMSYLFIDEFKKRVMFESKVAEISEHTLGKVLYEINKKLIQSGLKGMSTLSLLFFNIIRNNVEFLNIGDSRIYIFTNQYLEKITEDDALLGRNNIITKYLGLETLTLDDFQLEKTSNDCNYLLCTDGFYTLMENELKEYFATLNFRKLQNIKKKLLSLQKGNNSDDSSYIIIKNEISN is encoded by the coding sequence GTGCATACGGATATAACTACATTTAAGTTAAAACACTTGGTTGGTTCTAAAAAGGGAACTAATAGAAACAAAAATCAAGATCGATTTTTGATAATTGAAAAAGATAGGTATAGTTTATTCATGGTATTTGATGGTGTAAGTTCGAATCAAATGAGCTATTTGTTTATAGATGAATTTAAAAAAAGGGTTATGTTTGAATCTAAAGTTGCCGAGATTTCGGAGCATACTTTGGGTAAAGTCCTATATGAAATAAATAAGAAGCTTATTCAATCGGGTTTGAAAGGAATGAGTACCTTGTCTTTATTATTTTTTAATATCATCAGGAACAATGTTGAATTCTTGAATATTGGGGACTCAAGAATCTATATTTTTACAAATCAATATCTGGAAAAAATAACAGAAGATGATGCGCTGCTTGGCCGCAACAATATTATTACTAAATACTTGGGGTTAGAGACTTTGACGCTGGACGATTTTCAGCTCGAAAAAACGAGTAACGATTGCAATTATTTATTGTGTACCGATGGATTCTATACGTTAATGGAGAACGAGTTGAAGGAATACTTCGCGACTCTGAACTTTAGAAAGCTCCAGAATATTAAAAAGAAGTTATTGAGTCTACAGAAAGGGAATAACAGCGACGATTCGTCCTATATTATCATTAAAAATGAAATTTCAAACTGA
- a CDS encoding type IV secretory system conjugative DNA transfer family protein, translating into MDTISTILLYYVTATGGILLIHRYLDYSILLVSALLVYMGFTACYGQSFLFSVDFSVRWLAPLQLVSLTCFLVLSGETENSATSKKYKVRFLLRNGILSMDNIRRGISIIGSAGSGKTESVVYSLLKHFCKHGFCGVIHDYKYFEITEMAYPLFKSPRIPFHIISFDDIHKRVNPIAPRYLEDEESVNEISRVLLENLLEQKESVAAGSSKFFNDAVEGLLGGMIWKLKTDRPKYCTLPHLIALYQYLDAEALVDWLSSDFTAKAMADAFVSGIGSERQTAGVMSTLANALKKISTKRIFMALSADEVPLDVNNPDNPSVVSVVNNPKFETAYSPVIATIIHTITKQMSVRNRISSFFLAEEASTFRLLNMQRIPATLRSYDILTVYVLQDKIQNDLMYGDKASKAILSNLSYQFFGKANDPDTAKYYERFFEIVKRQTRSVSQSSNWNFDSRITKGEKEVSKRRSDAFFRLRMGEFISFADGKDRRVRFKRPNIRRALPEPRFVYDHAEITANFQRIHLEVREMMNNLLK; encoded by the coding sequence ATGGATACTATCTCCACTATACTTCTATATTATGTCACCGCCACCGGTGGCATCCTCTTGATACACCGTTACCTGGACTATTCGATCCTACTGGTATCGGCACTTTTGGTCTACATGGGTTTTACGGCATGCTATGGACAAAGTTTCCTTTTTTCCGTGGATTTTTCGGTACGTTGGCTGGCACCTCTTCAGTTGGTAAGCCTAACGTGCTTTCTGGTCCTGTCCGGTGAAACCGAAAACAGCGCCACATCCAAGAAATACAAGGTCAGGTTCCTGCTCAGGAACGGAATCCTGAGTATGGACAATATCCGTCGGGGCATTTCTATAATCGGCTCCGCTGGAAGCGGGAAAACGGAATCGGTGGTCTATAGTTTGCTGAAGCATTTCTGTAAACACGGTTTTTGCGGGGTCATCCATGACTACAAGTATTTCGAGATCACCGAAATGGCCTATCCCTTGTTCAAAAGCCCCCGGATACCCTTTCATATTATTTCTTTCGACGACATCCACAAGCGGGTCAACCCCATTGCGCCCCGGTATCTGGAAGACGAGGAAAGTGTAAACGAAATTTCACGTGTACTTCTTGAAAATCTTTTGGAACAAAAAGAATCGGTCGCGGCCGGATCTTCCAAGTTTTTTAACGATGCGGTCGAGGGGCTGTTAGGGGGGATGATATGGAAATTGAAAACGGACCGTCCGAAGTATTGCACCCTTCCCCATTTGATCGCCCTGTACCAATATCTGGACGCGGAGGCCCTGGTCGATTGGCTAAGCTCCGATTTCACCGCCAAGGCCATGGCCGATGCCTTTGTTTCCGGAATAGGTTCGGAACGGCAGACCGCTGGTGTTATGAGCACCTTGGCCAACGCACTAAAGAAGATCAGCACCAAACGTATATTTATGGCGCTGTCGGCCGACGAAGTGCCCCTTGACGTTAACAATCCGGATAATCCCTCGGTCGTCTCGGTGGTGAACAATCCCAAGTTCGAGACCGCCTATTCCCCGGTCATAGCGACCATCATCCATACCATCACCAAACAGATGAGCGTACGCAACCGGATTTCGTCCTTCTTCCTGGCGGAAGAGGCCTCCACGTTTCGGTTGCTCAACATGCAGCGTATCCCGGCCACCCTGAGAAGCTATGATATCCTGACGGTCTATGTACTTCAGGACAAGATCCAGAACGACCTCATGTACGGGGACAAGGCGAGCAAGGCCATACTCAGCAACCTGTCCTACCAATTTTTCGGGAAGGCCAACGACCCCGATACGGCAAAATATTATGAACGTTTTTTTGAGATTGTCAAGAGGCAGACCAGAAGTGTAAGCCAGAGCTCCAACTGGAATTTCGATTCGCGTATTACCAAAGGAGAGAAAGAGGTCAGTAAAAGACGTTCGGATGCCTTCTTCCGTCTTCGAATGGGCGAGTTTATCTCCTTCGCCGACGGAAAGGATAGGCGGGTCCGGTTCAAAAGGCCGAATATCCGAAGAGCGTTGCCCGAACCTCGATTCGTTTACGACCATGCGGAAATCACGGCCAATTTTCAGCGCATCCATCTGGAAGTACGCGAAATGATGAATAACCTACTAAAATGA
- a CDS encoding restriction endonuclease subunit S: MSELDKLLEGVEVEWKSLGEVCDFKNGFAFKSRLFKEDGLPIIRITNIDGRNIDLSDVKFFNAEDYNTSNLSNYIIEKGDVLIAMSGATTGKIGYYNFIDPAYLNQRVGKFEPKEILNTRYLYHYLLTKAEFIYILAGGGAQPNLSSNKLKEKLEIPIPCPDNPKKSLEIQQKIVDILDTFTELTAELTAELTARKQQFSYYREQLLTFETGKETKQIPLGEIYDFKYGTGNTIPKSGGDYPVYGSNGIVGRHQEFNSEDAPVIGHIGAYAGIVNWGKGKHFVTYNGVICKPKSKDVLPKYAYHLLLLQNFGSKANSGSQPFVSYNILKAPVVCVPSKEEQERIVSILDKFDTLTTSISEGLPKEIELRQKQYEYYREMLLSFPKP; the protein is encoded by the coding sequence ATGAGTGAGTTAGATAAACTATTGGAAGGGGTTGAAGTTGAGTGGAAATCATTAGGTGAAGTTTGTGATTTCAAGAATGGCTTTGCTTTTAAAAGTCGTCTCTTTAAGGAAGATGGGTTACCAATTATTCGGATTACTAATATCGATGGAAGGAATATTGATTTGTCTGATGTTAAGTTTTTTAATGCGGAAGATTATAATACTAGTAATCTATCTAATTATATTATAGAAAAAGGCGATGTTTTAATAGCTATGTCAGGTGCGACTACAGGTAAAATAGGATATTATAATTTTATAGATCCTGCTTATCTTAATCAACGTGTAGGCAAATTTGAACCAAAAGAAATACTTAATACTCGTTACTTATATCATTACCTTCTTACTAAAGCGGAATTTATTTATATTTTGGCTGGTGGCGGTGCTCAACCTAATTTAAGTTCAAATAAACTTAAAGAAAAACTTGAAATCCCCATCCCTTGCCCCGATAACCCTAAAAAATCTTTAGAAATTCAACAAAAAATAGTTGATATTCTCGATACGTTTACTGAGCTTACAGCAGAGCTTACAGCAGAGCTTACCGCGCGTAAGCAGCAATTTAGCTATTATCGAGAACAGTTGTTGACTTTTGAGACAGGTAAAGAAACCAAGCAAATACCATTAGGTGAAATTTATGATTTTAAATATGGTACAGGAAATACAATTCCTAAATCTGGAGGAGATTATCCTGTATATGGTAGTAATGGTATTGTGGGGCGACACCAAGAGTTTAATAGTGAAGATGCTCCTGTAATTGGTCACATAGGAGCTTATGCTGGTATAGTTAACTGGGGAAAAGGCAAACATTTTGTTACTTATAATGGAGTGATATGCAAGCCCAAATCGAAGGATGTTTTGCCTAAATATGCTTACCATCTTTTATTACTTCAAAATTTTGGATCAAAAGCTAATAGTGGTTCACAACCATTCGTATCTTATAACATTTTAAAGGCCCCAGTAGTTTGTGTTCCCTCAAAAGAAGAACAAGAACGTATTGTTTCAATTTTAGATAAATTTGACACCCTTACCACTTCTATAAGTGAAGGTTTACCTAAAGAAATAGAATTGAGACAAAAACAATATGAGTATTACCGTGAAATGCTACTAAGCTTCCCAAAACCATAA
- a CDS encoding JAB domain-containing protein: MKNKVNEIRITYKERVKSSFWKKVNSSKDAADLLYEHWSKDNIEVHETFKIVLLNNSNKVKGIYQLSTGGITGVLVDVRLIFAVLLKSLSVAFVLAHNHPSGTLRPSEADRKITNKIKKAAQLLDITLLDHLIIVPNGEYFSFADEGIL, translated from the coding sequence ATGAAAAACAAAGTTAATGAAATCCGGATAACTTATAAGGAACGGGTAAAATCGTCCTTTTGGAAAAAGGTAAATTCCTCAAAGGATGCTGCCGATCTGCTCTACGAACATTGGAGCAAGGACAATATAGAGGTGCATGAAACTTTCAAGATCGTTCTGTTGAACAACAGCAATAAGGTCAAGGGAATCTATCAACTGTCCACAGGGGGAATAACAGGGGTATTGGTCGATGTGCGGTTGATCTTTGCCGTGCTCCTAAAATCACTCTCGGTGGCTTTCGTGCTAGCCCACAACCACCCTAGTGGGACATTGCGACCGAGCGAAGCGGACAGAAAAATCACGAACAAGATCAAAAAGGCAGCCCAACTTTTGGACATCACCCTGTTGGACCATCTGATCATCGTCCCAAACGGTGAGTACTTCAGTTTTGCTGACGAAGGTATCCTATAG
- a CDS encoding serine/threonine protein kinase, producing MTSIEPSKALLKHFDISDYERASPGGQKTVFIVTIANQKYALKIIKVADERFEREVKICKQFDGNKGIPVIKKIEKFGKDTIILEEYIEGNDLSELVSDYVGNAPKVCKVIYAASNILKPVWNANYVHRDLKPPNIRIRANGQPVILDFGIARALDDESITGTGIQPYTWPFASPEQFDGHKKLISYRTDFFCLGIIAYHLYTDSLPFGKTRDEIDRSFQDNRLIVDSGNESINIFCNGVFKHNPSERPRKIESFLNLIKL from the coding sequence ATGACTTCAATCGAACCTTCCAAAGCCTTACTAAAGCATTTTGATATAAGTGACTACGAACGCGCTAGCCCGGGGGGTCAAAAAACTGTTTTTATTGTTACTATAGCGAATCAAAAATATGCTTTGAAGATAATAAAAGTGGCTGATGAAAGGTTTGAAAGAGAAGTTAAAATCTGCAAACAATTTGACGGGAACAAAGGAATACCAGTAATAAAAAAGATAGAAAAATTTGGAAAGGACACAATTATTCTTGAGGAATACATTGAGGGAAATGACCTTTCAGAATTAGTAAGTGACTATGTTGGCAATGCCCCAAAGGTTTGTAAGGTGATATATGCTGCTAGCAACATCCTCAAACCAGTTTGGAATGCCAATTATGTCCATAGGGATTTGAAACCTCCCAATATTAGAATTAGGGCGAATGGACAACCTGTTATTCTCGATTTTGGTATTGCAAGAGCATTGGATGATGAAAGTATCACAGGAACCGGTATCCAACCATATACTTGGCCCTTTGCCAGTCCTGAGCAGTTTGATGGCCATAAAAAGCTAATTTCGTATAGAACGGATTTTTTTTGTCTGGGTATAATTGCATATCATTTGTACACCGATTCACTACCGTTTGGAAAGACGAGAGATGAAATTGACCGATCCTTTCAAGACAACAGGCTCATAGTGGATTCAGGCAATGAGAGTATAAATATCTTTTGTAATGGCGTATTTAAACACAATCCGTCTGAAAGGCCAAGAAAAATTGAATCTTTTTTAAATCTAATTAAATTATGA